The Streptomyces kanamyceticus genome window below encodes:
- a CDS encoding SURF1 family protein, whose protein sequence is MYRFLLTPRWWGINVFVVLAIPFCIFMGSWQLGRFEDRVQAHESAKDQAAEQSQERSAAAKEGSGAKARPLDALLPVDKETSGEQTRVTGRYGEQLLVPDRELDDKSGFYVLTLLRTDSGKSLPVVRGWLPGDADAAKAPAAPKGEVTVTGSLQASESPGSNGVSAAGGLPKGQLGAISSASLVNLVPDDMYDAWVTLDKGDSGMKAVPASAPNGTGLDLKAFQNLGYTGEWFVFAGFVLFMWFRLLRREAEFARDARLGLIPEQETPETSETPEAPKTSETSKITKATEA, encoded by the coding sequence GTGTACCGGTTTCTGCTGACGCCCCGATGGTGGGGGATCAACGTCTTCGTCGTGCTGGCCATCCCCTTCTGCATCTTCATGGGTTCCTGGCAGCTCGGCCGCTTCGAGGACCGCGTGCAGGCGCACGAGTCCGCGAAGGACCAGGCCGCCGAGCAGAGCCAGGAGCGGTCGGCCGCGGCGAAGGAAGGGTCCGGCGCCAAGGCCCGGCCCCTCGACGCGCTGCTTCCCGTCGACAAGGAGACCTCGGGCGAGCAGACCCGGGTCACCGGTCGCTACGGCGAGCAACTGCTCGTCCCCGACCGGGAGTTGGACGACAAGAGCGGCTTCTACGTACTGACCCTGTTGCGTACGGACAGCGGCAAGTCCCTGCCCGTGGTGCGCGGCTGGCTGCCCGGCGACGCGGACGCCGCCAAGGCCCCCGCCGCCCCGAAGGGCGAGGTCACCGTGACGGGCTCGCTGCAGGCCTCCGAGAGCCCGGGCTCGAACGGCGTGAGCGCCGCGGGCGGCCTGCCCAAGGGACAGCTGGGCGCGATCAGCTCGGCGTCCCTGGTGAACCTGGTGCCGGACGACATGTACGACGCGTGGGTCACCCTCGACAAGGGCGACTCCGGGATGAAGGCGGTGCCCGCGTCCGCGCCGAACGGCACGGGCCTGGACCTCAAGGCCTTCCAGAACCTCGGCTACACCGGCGAGTGGTTCGTCTTCGCGGGCTTCGTGCTCTTCATGTGGTTCCGGCTGCTCCGGCGCGAGGCGGAGTTCGCGCGGGACGCGCGGCTGGGGCTGATTCCCGAGCAGGAGACCCCCGAGACCTCCGAGACCCCCGAGGCTCCCAAGACCTCAGAGACGTCCAAGATCACCAAGGCGACCGAGGCCTAA
- a CDS encoding S9 family peptidase — MSETGAEKATGSGSESMPDWEKRFRAPRVSLPDWAEDAPQRSLFVSNATGTYELYAWDRTTGAQRQATDRPNGTTDGVLSPDGEWIWWFNDKDGDEFGVWLRQPFGGGPDEPAVPGLDASYPAGLALGRDGRTVVVGRSTDEEGSTIHVVRHDGAGGPDATPVEVYRHRESAGVGDLSHDGTLIAVEHTEHGDAMHSALRVIRPDGSTVAELDDTKGGTVELGLEVLGFAPVEGDTRLLVGHQRRGRWEPMVWDVASGEESDLVLGLPGDVSAEWYPDGSALLIAHDFEARGELFRYDLASRELTRIETPTGSVSGATARPDGTVEYMWSSAAEPPVVRSTAGTVVLDPPGMKAPASVPVEDVWVDGPGGRIHALVQRPAGASGPLPTVFEVHGGPTWHDSDSFAAGPAAWVDHGYAVVRVNYRGSTGYGREWTDALKHRVGLIELEDIAAVREWAITSGLADPDRLVLAGGSWGGYLTLLGIGTQPDAWAVGLAAVPVADYVTAYHDEMEALKAMDRTLLGGTPEEVPGRFAASSPLTYVDEVKAPVYISAGVNDPRCPIRQVENYVDRLAARGAAHEVYRYDAGHGSLVVDERIKQVALELDFADRHMPAAG; from the coding sequence ATGAGCGAGACGGGTGCCGAGAAGGCGACAGGGTCGGGGTCGGAGTCCATGCCGGACTGGGAGAAGCGGTTCAGGGCGCCGCGGGTGTCGCTGCCGGACTGGGCGGAGGACGCCCCGCAGCGCTCCCTGTTCGTGTCGAACGCGACGGGGACGTACGAGCTGTACGCCTGGGACAGGACGACCGGCGCCCAACGCCAGGCGACCGACAGGCCGAACGGCACGACGGACGGCGTCCTCTCGCCGGACGGCGAGTGGATCTGGTGGTTCAACGACAAGGACGGGGACGAGTTCGGCGTCTGGCTGCGCCAGCCCTTCGGCGGCGGTCCCGACGAGCCCGCGGTGCCGGGCCTCGACGCCTCGTACCCCGCGGGCCTCGCCCTCGGCAGGGACGGCAGGACGGTGGTCGTAGGACGCTCCACGGACGAGGAGGGCTCCACGATCCATGTCGTACGCCATGACGGCGCGGGCGGGCCGGACGCGACCCCGGTCGAGGTGTACCGGCACCGCGAGTCGGCGGGCGTCGGCGACCTCTCGCACGACGGCACGCTGATCGCCGTCGAGCACACGGAGCACGGCGACGCGATGCACTCCGCGCTCCGCGTGATCAGGCCGGACGGCTCGACGGTCGCCGAGCTCGACGACACCAAGGGCGGCACGGTCGAGCTGGGCCTTGAGGTGCTCGGCTTCGCCCCGGTCGAAGGGGACACCCGGCTCCTGGTGGGGCACCAGCGGCGCGGCCGCTGGGAGCCGATGGTGTGGGACGTCGCGTCGGGCGAGGAGAGCGACCTCGTCCTCGGGCTGCCGGGCGACGTGAGCGCCGAGTGGTACCCGGACGGCTCCGCGCTGCTGATCGCGCACGACTTCGAGGCACGCGGCGAGCTGTTCCGCTACGACCTGGCATCGCGCGAGCTGACGCGGATCGAGACGCCCACCGGCTCGGTGTCGGGCGCGACGGCACGCCCCGACGGCACCGTGGAGTACATGTGGTCGTCGGCCGCCGAGCCGCCGGTGGTCCGCTCGACGGCGGGCACCGTCGTCCTCGACCCGCCCGGCATGAAGGCCCCGGCCTCCGTCCCCGTGGAGGACGTGTGGGTGGACGGTCCTGGCGGCCGCATCCACGCCCTGGTGCAGCGCCCCGCGGGCGCGTCGGGCCCGCTGCCCACCGTCTTCGAGGTGCACGGCGGCCCGACCTGGCACGACAGCGACTCCTTCGCGGCGGGCCCGGCGGCCTGGGTCGACCACGGGTACGCGGTGGTCCGGGTCAACTACCGCGGCTCCACGGGGTACGGCCGTGAGTGGACGGACGCCCTCAAGCACCGCGTCGGCCTGATCGAGCTCGAGGACATCGCGGCGGTGCGGGAGTGGGCGATCACCTCGGGCCTCGCCGACCCGGACCGCCTCGTCCTGGCCGGTGGCTCCTGGGGCGGCTACCTCACCCTGCTCGGCATCGGCACCCAGCCGGACGCGTGGGCGGTCGGCCTGGCCGCGGTGCCCGTCGCGGACTACGTGACGGCGTACCACGACGAGATGGAGGCGCTGAAGGCCATGGACCGCACGCTCCTCGGCGGCACCCCCGAGGAGGTCCCCGGGCGCTTCGCGGCCTCGTCCCCGCTGACGTACGTCGACGAGGTGAAGGCCCCGGTCTACATCTCGGCGGGCGTCAACGACCCGCGGTGCCCGATCCGCCAGGTCGAGAACTACGTGGACCGGCTCGCGGCGCGCGGCGCGGCGCACGAGGTGTACCGGTACGACGCCGGGCACGGGTCACTGGTCGTGGACGAGCGGATCAAGCAAGTGGCTCTTGAGCTGGACTTCGCGGATCGGCACATGCCTGCGGCGGGCTGA
- a CDS encoding SigE family RNA polymerase sigma factor, with product MAEVLDFTAVQARGAAALRPPRRPRAPGGMPVIAPMPAARPTRIPAQREGADEAMTAGTTVDHLTETYRAHYRSLLGLAALLLDDTASCEDVVQEAFIRVHSARKRVRDPEKTLAYLRQTVVNLSRSALRRRILGLKLLSKPMPDMASAEEGAYDLLERDELIKAMRGLQRRQREVLVLRYFADMTEAQVAETLGISLGSVKAYGSRGIAALRVAMEAPA from the coding sequence GTGGCAGAGGTACTCGACTTCACAGCGGTACAGGCGAGAGGCGCGGCGGCGCTGCGTCCGCCTCGTCGTCCCCGCGCGCCCGGCGGCATGCCGGTGATCGCGCCCATGCCCGCAGCGCGGCCCACCCGCATCCCGGCGCAGCGCGAGGGTGCTGACGAGGCGATGACAGCGGGCACCACAGTCGACCACCTCACCGAGACCTACCGCGCCCACTACCGGTCGCTGCTCGGCCTCGCCGCGCTGCTCCTGGACGACACGGCGTCCTGCGAGGACGTCGTGCAGGAGGCGTTCATCCGGGTCCACTCGGCGCGCAAGCGGGTGCGCGACCCCGAGAAGACGCTGGCCTATCTGCGCCAGACCGTCGTGAACCTCTCGCGCTCCGCGCTGCGGCGGCGCATCCTCGGGCTCAAGCTGCTCTCCAAGCCGATGCCCGACATGGCGAGCGCGGAGGAGGGGGCGTACGACCTCCTCGAGCGCGACGAGCTGATCAAGGCGATGCGTGGCCTCCAGCGGCGCCAGCGCGAGGTCCTCGTGCTGCGCTACTTCGCCGACATGACCGAGGCGCAGGTCGCCGAGACGCTGGGCATATCGCTCGGCTCGGTCAAGGCGTACGGCTCGCGCGGCATCGCCGCCCTCAGGGTCGCCATGGAGGCGCCGGCATGA